From Kwoniella shandongensis chromosome 2, complete sequence, the proteins below share one genomic window:
- a CDS encoding pyridoxamine 5'-phosphate oxidase, translating into MSNSTLHLYGTPAPQPDTSDTSQPTDDGAPKKIHLTSHNQYKTPRLLPSHLSPSPLLQFNAWLSSALSPPDDGTPIVKEPEAMTVSTSLPNGIPSSRVVLLKTVDDTGFVFFTNYNSRKSRELTANPYAALAFYWREISRSVRVVGRVEKVKREESVEYFNTRPRGSKIGAWASEQSTTVGEETLEKRVEETEKRWEGKEVECPEHWGGWRVVPFEVEFWSGQPSRLHDRFRYTRPEGSEGEWKVERLSP; encoded by the exons ATGTCCAACTCGACTCTCCACTTGTACGGGACCCCTGCTCCTCAGCCCGATACGAGCGACACCTCCCAACCTACCGACGACGGTGCACCGAAGAAAATCCATCTGACAAGTCATAACCAATACAAAACACCTcgtctcctcccttcccatctctccccatctcccCTACTCCAATTCAATGCGTGGTTATCGTCCGCTCTTTCCCCACCTGACGATGGGACGCCCATCGTAAAAGAACCAGAAGCGATGACCGTCTCTACCTCTTTACCTAATGGTATTCCTTCAAGTCGTGTCGTCTTACTAAAGACAGTGGATGATACCGGATTCGTCTTTTTCACAAATTACAATTCTCGTAAATCTCGCGAACTGACCGCCAATCCCTATGCGGCACTAGCCTTCTACTGGAGAGAGATCTCAAGATCTGTCAGAGTAGTTGGACGTGTGGAGAAAGTCaaaagggaagagagtgtGGAGTATTTCAATACCCGACCTAGGGGAAGTAAGATCGGTGCATGGGCTTCGGAGCAGAGTACGACGGTAGGAGAGGAgacgttggagaagagggtggaagagacggagaagagatgggaggggaaagaggtTGAATGTCCTGAACATTGGGGAGGTTGGAGAGTAGTGCCATT CGAGGTGGAGTTCTGGTCCGGACAACCCTCTCGTCTCCACGATCGATTCCGATACACTCGACCAGAGGGCAGTGAAGGCGAATGGAAGGTCGAACGACTCTCTCCATAA